The Streptomyces sp. NBC_01689 genome includes a window with the following:
- a CDS encoding cytochrome P450: MTQAILRQIIDYSHRANPYPLYEELRETPVYHDADGPYVVSRYYDIQSLLHDPRISSDARNLKATAGDPLGDTEEESALPPAFLRLDPPEHDRLRRMTNRPFGPPHSSRRVHEMHGELRDIVSGLIDGIGDPERIDLVDQFSYPFPVTVICRLLGVPREDEPRFHTWADILAASLDPVPGADAAERAKVSNNARTELGMYLAGLIEERRRKPGEDMLSQLATAQGPDGAMTTMEVMSTAALLLIAGHETTVNLITNGMLTLLRHPEILERLRQEPKLAVPVVEELLRFEPPVQLLPQRSTLADIEVRGVTIPKGSSLWLVLAAGNRDPDRFENPDRFDPDRGDIQHLGFGSGIHSCFGAPLARLEAQLALGELARRLENPRLVEDPPPYRQNAVLRGPRHLSIACDGIRP, from the coding sequence ATGACGCAAGCCATCCTGCGGCAGATCATCGACTACTCGCACCGCGCGAACCCGTACCCGCTGTACGAGGAGCTGCGCGAGACCCCGGTGTACCACGACGCGGACGGGCCGTACGTCGTCAGCAGGTACTACGACATCCAGAGCCTGCTGCACGATCCGCGGATCAGCTCGGACGCGCGCAACCTGAAGGCGACGGCCGGCGATCCGCTGGGCGACACGGAGGAGGAGTCGGCGCTGCCGCCCGCGTTCCTGCGTCTCGACCCGCCGGAGCACGACCGGCTGCGGCGCATGACGAACCGTCCTTTCGGACCCCCGCACTCCTCGCGGCGCGTCCACGAGATGCACGGCGAGCTGCGGGACATCGTGTCCGGGCTCATCGACGGCATCGGCGACCCGGAACGGATCGACCTGGTCGACCAGTTCTCGTACCCCTTCCCGGTCACCGTGATCTGCCGGCTCCTCGGTGTGCCGCGCGAGGACGAGCCCCGCTTCCACACCTGGGCGGACATCCTCGCCGCGAGCCTGGACCCCGTCCCGGGCGCCGACGCCGCCGAGCGTGCCAAGGTCTCCAACAACGCCCGTACGGAACTGGGCATGTACCTGGCCGGGCTGATCGAGGAGCGCCGCAGGAAGCCGGGCGAGGACATGCTGTCGCAACTGGCCACCGCGCAGGGGCCGGACGGCGCCATGACGACGATGGAGGTCATGAGCACCGCGGCGCTGCTGCTGATCGCCGGCCACGAGACCACGGTCAACCTCATCACCAACGGCATGCTGACCCTGCTGCGTCACCCGGAGATCCTGGAACGGCTGCGCCAGGAACCGAAGTTGGCCGTTCCCGTGGTCGAGGAGCTGCTCCGGTTCGAGCCGCCGGTGCAGTTGCTGCCGCAGCGCAGCACGCTCGCCGACATCGAGGTCCGCGGCGTGACCATCCCCAAGGGCTCGTCGCTGTGGCTGGTGCTCGCGGCGGGCAACCGTGACCCCGACCGGTTCGAGAACCCCGACCGGTTCGACCCGGACCGCGGGGACATCCAGCACCTGGGCTTCGGCAGCGGCATCCACAGCTGCTTCGGCGCTCCGCTGGCCCGGCTCGAGGCGCAGCTCGCGCTCGGCGAACTGGCCCGCAGGCTGGAGAACCCCCGCCTGGTGGAGGACCCGCCGCCCTACCGGCAGAACGCGGTGCTGCGCGGCCCCCGCCACCTGTCGATCGCCTGCGACGGCATCCGTCCGTAG
- a CDS encoding NAD(P)/FAD-dependent oxidoreductase: MSGDGSLDRLKRDGRVVVVGASLAGLRAAETLREKGFAGSLTMVGDEPYEPYDRPPLSKQVLLGRATPDHTSLPRRRALDARWRLGVAASGLDMAARRVRLADGDEVEYDRLLIATGVRARPWPKESEAELDGVFVLRTRDDAAGLERALARNPRRVLVVGAGFTGSEIASACRERGIAVTVAERAAAPLVGALGGVVGQVAAELQREHGVDLRCGIMVTGLEGDTGNRVRAAHLSDGNTVEVDVVVVCLGALRNTEWLAGSGLGAGPRGIACDAGCRAFDIRGIVTDDVYVAGDVARSPHPLFGYQFLSLEHWGNAVAQAETAAHNMMSESVDRRPHIWVPAFWSSQFGVNIKSVGVPSMGTEILIAQGALGERRFTGVYGYQGRVIGAVTFDQTKWLQFYQQLIETTAPFPPSFPTVDRRPEGQRPVDADFPDPSVPTSGPTVTLTGYSPADRRMTFTPAGH, translated from the coding sequence GTGAGCGGTGACGGATCCCTCGACCGGCTCAAGCGCGACGGCCGTGTCGTCGTCGTGGGCGCCTCGCTCGCGGGGCTGCGGGCCGCGGAGACCCTGCGCGAGAAGGGCTTCGCCGGCTCCCTGACGATGGTCGGGGACGAGCCCTACGAGCCCTACGACCGGCCCCCGCTGTCCAAGCAGGTCCTGCTGGGGCGGGCGACGCCGGACCACACGTCCCTGCCCCGGCGCCGCGCGCTCGACGCGCGGTGGCGTCTCGGGGTCGCCGCCAGCGGTCTCGACATGGCGGCCCGCCGGGTACGGCTGGCCGACGGCGACGAGGTGGAGTACGACCGGCTGCTGATCGCCACCGGCGTGCGGGCCAGACCCTGGCCGAAGGAGAGCGAGGCGGAGCTCGACGGCGTCTTCGTCCTGCGCACCCGCGACGACGCGGCCGGACTGGAGCGCGCGCTCGCGCGAAACCCCCGCCGGGTGCTCGTCGTCGGAGCCGGGTTCACCGGCTCCGAGATCGCCTCCGCCTGCCGGGAGCGGGGGATCGCGGTGACCGTGGCCGAACGGGCCGCCGCTCCCCTGGTCGGCGCGCTCGGCGGCGTCGTCGGCCAGGTCGCCGCCGAGCTGCAGCGCGAGCACGGGGTCGACCTGCGATGCGGGATCATGGTGACCGGCCTGGAGGGCGACACCGGGAACCGGGTCCGCGCGGCCCATCTCTCCGACGGGAACACCGTCGAGGTCGATGTCGTGGTCGTGTGCCTCGGCGCCCTGCGCAACACCGAGTGGCTCGCGGGGTCCGGACTGGGCGCGGGCCCCCGGGGCATCGCCTGCGACGCCGGCTGCCGCGCCTTCGACATCCGGGGCATCGTCACCGACGACGTCTATGTGGCCGGCGACGTGGCCCGTTCCCCGCACCCGCTGTTCGGCTACCAGTTCCTGTCCCTGGAGCACTGGGGCAACGCCGTCGCACAGGCCGAGACCGCGGCGCACAACATGATGAGCGAGAGCGTGGACCGCCGCCCCCACATCTGGGTGCCCGCCTTCTGGTCCTCGCAGTTCGGCGTGAACATCAAGTCCGTGGGGGTGCCGTCGATGGGGACGGAGATCCTCATCGCGCAGGGCGCCCTGGGCGAGCGCAGATTCACCGGCGTGTACGGGTACCAGGGGCGCGTCATCGGCGCCGTCACCTTCGACCAGACGAAGTGGCTGCAGTTCTACCAGCAGCTGATCGAGACCACGGCGCCCTTCCCGCCGTCCTTCCCGACCGTGGACCGCCGCCCCGAGGGGCAGCGGCCGGTGGACGCGGACTTCCCCGACCCGTCGGTGCCCACGAGCGGTCCCACCGTCACCCTCACCGGCTACTCGCCGGCCGACCGGCGGATGACGTTCACGCCCGCCGGGCACTGA
- a CDS encoding ferredoxin yields MRLVVDLNRCQGYAQCAFLAPDVFAMHGDEALLYDPHAEEERREDVARAVAACPVQAIVVDADDRDETPRAVREATGER; encoded by the coding sequence GTGAGACTTGTCGTCGATCTCAACCGCTGCCAGGGCTACGCGCAGTGCGCGTTCCTCGCTCCCGACGTGTTCGCCATGCACGGCGACGAAGCGCTGCTCTACGACCCGCACGCCGAGGAGGAGCGGCGCGAGGACGTGGCGCGTGCCGTCGCGGCCTGCCCCGTCCAGGCCATCGTCGTGGACGCGGACGACCGGGACGAGACGCCCCGAGCCGTACGGGAGGCCACCGGTGAGCGGTGA
- a CDS encoding helix-turn-helix transcriptional regulator: protein MTVEDLVRLRRTRDRMDREYAEPLDIAALARTALMSPGHFQRSFRAAYGETPYAYLMTRRIERAKALLRRGDLTVTEVCLAVGCTSLGSFSSRFTELVGETPSAYRARPHDHGAPVPPCVVRRLTRPSRRRTPDAGEPATRL, encoded by the coding sequence GTGACCGTCGAGGACCTGGTCCGGCTGCGCCGGACACGCGACCGGATGGACCGTGAGTACGCGGAGCCGCTGGACATCGCCGCGCTCGCCCGTACGGCGCTGATGTCCCCCGGCCACTTCCAGCGCAGCTTCCGCGCGGCGTACGGGGAGACGCCGTACGCCTATCTGATGACCCGCCGGATCGAGCGGGCCAAGGCCCTGCTGCGACGCGGCGACCTGACGGTCACGGAGGTCTGCCTCGCCGTGGGCTGCACCTCGCTCGGCTCCTTCAGCTCCCGGTTCACGGAGCTGGTAGGGGAGACGCCCAGCGCGTACCGGGCCCGCCCGCACGACCACGGCGCCCCCGTCCCGCCCTGCGTGGTGCGCCGCCTGACCCGCCCCTCCCGCCGCCGGACGCCGGACGCGGGCGAACCGGCGACGCGCCTGTAG
- a CDS encoding VOC family protein translates to MDLKLSQCFIAVDDHDKALAFYRDVLGLEVRNDVGFEGMRWVTLSSPLQPDVEIVLEPPDASPDASPADKQAMIEMLAKGILRGVIFSTTDCDALYERVRSSGAEVLQEPTDQPWGARDCAFRDPAGNLLRFKERPAA, encoded by the coding sequence ATGGACCTGAAACTTTCCCAGTGCTTCATCGCCGTGGACGACCACGACAAGGCACTCGCCTTCTACCGGGACGTCCTGGGCCTGGAAGTCCGCAACGACGTCGGGTTCGAGGGGATGCGCTGGGTGACCCTGTCCTCGCCGCTCCAGCCGGACGTGGAGATCGTCCTGGAGCCGCCGGACGCGAGCCCGGACGCCTCCCCCGCCGACAAACAGGCCATGATCGAGATGCTCGCCAAGGGCATCCTGCGCGGGGTCATCTTCTCGACCACCGACTGCGACGCCCTCTACGAGCGGGTCCGCTCGTCCGGCGCGGAGGTCCTCCAGGAGCCGACCGACCAGCCGTGGGGCGCCCGCGACTGCGCGTTCCGCGACCCGGCGGGCAACCTCCTCCGCTTCAAGGAACGCCCCGCGGCCTGA
- a CDS encoding VOC family protein, giving the protein MPEPIRWTHAFIDRPTKDFGPALDFWTSVTGTVPSAPRGGQDEFVTLLPGGSDACLKAQGVEEGAGGAHLDLAVGDVAALVASALRLGARTVADHGTADAGGWAVLRSPGGLPFCAVPWQGEAVRPPVVEGHGGVTSRLDQVCVDVAPSRYEAEVAFWSGLTGWDSHPGSLPEFHVIGPPATLPVRVLVQRLGTERPTSAHLDLACSDVEAVRAHHESLGATPVGRGTRWTVMRDPAGGVYCLTGRDPHTGGLPVRTTAPGQDGPGTPAAS; this is encoded by the coding sequence ATGCCCGAACCGATCCGCTGGACCCACGCCTTCATCGACCGGCCCACGAAGGACTTCGGACCGGCCCTCGACTTCTGGACCTCCGTCACCGGAACCGTGCCGTCCGCGCCGCGCGGCGGCCAGGACGAGTTCGTGACCCTGCTGCCGGGCGGGTCCGACGCCTGCCTCAAGGCGCAGGGCGTCGAGGAGGGCGCGGGCGGCGCGCACCTCGACCTGGCCGTCGGGGACGTCGCGGCGCTGGTGGCGTCGGCCCTGCGGCTCGGCGCGCGGACCGTGGCCGACCACGGGACCGCCGACGCAGGCGGATGGGCCGTGCTGCGCTCCCCCGGCGGACTGCCGTTCTGCGCGGTCCCCTGGCAGGGGGAAGCGGTACGGCCGCCCGTGGTCGAGGGGCACGGCGGCGTGACCAGCCGCCTCGACCAGGTGTGCGTCGACGTGGCGCCCTCGCGCTACGAGGCGGAGGTCGCCTTCTGGAGCGGGCTCACCGGATGGGACTCGCACCCCGGCTCGCTGCCGGAGTTCCATGTGATCGGGCCGCCCGCCACGCTGCCCGTCCGCGTCCTCGTGCAGCGCCTCGGTACCGAGCGCCCCACCTCGGCCCATCTCGACCTCGCCTGCTCGGACGTCGAGGCCGTCCGCGCCCACCACGAGAGTCTCGGCGCCACTCCTGTCGGCCGTGGCACGCGCTGGACCGTGATGCGGGACCCGGCCGGCGGCGTCTACTGCCTGACGGGCCGCGACCCGCACACCGGCGGGCTCCCCGTCCGGACCACCGCTCCCGGCCAGGACGGACCCGGTACGCCGGCAGCGTCCTGA
- a CDS encoding DUF952 domain-containing protein, with product MSEPLLHLTERSLWDAARTSGAYEMSTRGRTLAEEGFIHCSTRAQLPRVASFLYGTYEGPDDLVVLVVDAGRLEVPVRYEAVKPGGEEYPHVYGPIPVPAVVDVEVWRSA from the coding sequence ATGTCAGAACCCCTGTTGCACCTCACCGAGCGCTCGCTGTGGGACGCGGCCCGGACGTCCGGCGCGTACGAGATGTCGACGCGCGGCCGCACCCTCGCGGAGGAGGGCTTCATCCACTGTTCGACGCGGGCCCAACTCCCGCGGGTCGCCTCCTTTCTGTACGGGACCTACGAGGGCCCCGACGACCTGGTCGTCCTGGTCGTGGACGCCGGACGGCTGGAGGTCCCGGTGCGGTACGAGGCGGTGAAGCCCGGCGGGGAGGAGTACCCGCACGTCTACGGGCCGATCCCGGTCCCGGCGGTGGTGGACGTGGAGGTGTGGCGGTCGGCCTAG
- a CDS encoding SDR family oxidoreductase, with translation MRIFVTGASGWIGSAVVPELTGAGHQVVGLARSEASADALTAAGAEAVRGTLDDLDVLRETAAASDGVIHLAFKHDVAFSGSFQEAAEADRRAVDALGDALAGTDRPFVLASGVVGLAAGRTATERDMPPIDGSPISIRMATSQAVLALASRGVRSSVVRLSPTCHGDGDNGFMAALVAIARAKGVSGYLGDGTNRWPAVHRLDAARLFRLAVEKAPAGSVLHGVAEQGVELRAVAEVIGRHLGLPVTAVAPGDAAGHFTWLASFLGVDSPASHALTSELVGWEPVHPGLLEDLDKGHYFAAATPA, from the coding sequence ATGCGTATCTTCGTGACCGGCGCGTCCGGCTGGATCGGTTCCGCCGTCGTTCCCGAGCTGACCGGCGCGGGACATCAGGTCGTCGGGCTCGCCCGCTCCGAGGCCTCCGCCGACGCGCTCACCGCGGCCGGCGCCGAGGCCGTCCGCGGCACCCTCGACGATCTCGACGTACTGCGCGAGACGGCCGCGGCGTCGGACGGGGTGATCCATCTGGCCTTCAAGCACGACGTCGCCTTCAGCGGCAGTTTCCAGGAGGCCGCCGAGGCCGACCGCCGCGCCGTCGACGCCCTGGGCGACGCCCTCGCGGGCACCGACCGGCCCTTCGTCCTGGCCTCCGGAGTGGTCGGCCTCGCCGCCGGGCGGACGGCCACCGAGCGGGACATGCCGCCCATCGACGGCTCCCCGATCTCGATCCGGATGGCCACCTCCCAGGCGGTGCTCGCCCTGGCCTCGCGGGGGGTGCGCTCGTCCGTGGTGCGGCTCTCCCCGACCTGCCACGGGGACGGCGACAACGGTTTCATGGCGGCCCTGGTCGCCATCGCCCGTGCCAAGGGCGTGTCCGGCTACCTCGGTGACGGCACCAACCGCTGGCCGGCCGTCCACCGGCTGGACGCGGCACGGCTGTTCCGCCTGGCGGTCGAGAAGGCCCCGGCCGGATCGGTGCTGCACGGTGTCGCGGAGCAGGGCGTGGAGCTCCGGGCCGTCGCGGAGGTGATCGGCCGTCACCTCGGCCTGCCGGTGACCGCCGTGGCGCCCGGGGACGCGGCCGGGCACTTCACCTGGCTGGCGTCCTTCCTGGGCGTCGACTCGCCCGCCTCCCACGCCCTCACCAGCGAGCTGGTCGGCTGGGAGCCGGTCCACCCCGGCCTCCTGGAGGACCTCGACAAGGGCCACTACTTCGCCGCCGCCACCCCCGCCTGA
- a CDS encoding TetR/AcrR family transcriptional regulator gives MGRWEPNARGRLAGAALELYSERGFEQTTVAEIARRAGLTERTFFRHYADKREVLFAGSGELQELFVRAVADAPEAAPPIDALSAGLDALAGTFADRRDFARARHAVIMANPELRERELIKLASMAAALAGALRGRGVTEPAASLTAEAGVAVFKVGFERWIVAGEERGMAPLLRESLAELKAVTAGR, from the coding sequence ATGGGTAGATGGGAGCCGAACGCGCGCGGACGCCTGGCGGGGGCGGCCTTGGAGCTCTACAGCGAGCGCGGCTTCGAACAGACCACGGTCGCCGAGATCGCCCGGCGGGCCGGGCTCACGGAACGCACCTTCTTCCGTCACTACGCCGACAAGCGCGAGGTGCTGTTCGCCGGCTCCGGCGAGCTGCAGGAGCTGTTCGTCCGGGCGGTCGCCGACGCCCCGGAGGCCGCCCCGCCCATCGACGCGCTGTCGGCGGGGCTCGACGCGCTCGCCGGGACGTTCGCCGACCGCCGCGACTTCGCGCGCGCACGACACGCGGTGATCATGGCCAACCCGGAACTCCGGGAGCGTGAGCTGATCAAGCTCGCCTCGATGGCAGCCGCGCTCGCCGGTGCCCTGCGCGGGCGCGGCGTCACGGAGCCCGCCGCGAGCCTGACCGCCGAGGCCGGGGTCGCCGTCTTCAAGGTCGGCTTCGAGCGCTGGATCGTCGCCGGCGAGGAACGCGGGATGGCTCCGCTGCTACGGGAGTCGCTGGCCGAGCTGAAGGCCGTGACCGCGGGCCGCTAG
- a CDS encoding YoaK family protein, whose amino-acid sequence MSESSSGPASASAPVPVDRAELRTTVIMTVLTVVAGAVDAITFLTMGHVFAALETGNVLFLTFALAGSGPVSVVRPAVALVTFAFGVATAAYGIRALLARGRRWFPAALATEGVLLAVAGTQSLLRRGTGPSAHGPDLVALALVALAMGVRSAVVLRVAVPGMPTLLLQMSLVQLVADVATAPRVPDGEQGRLRRLARTRLTATIGGMFVGGTLGTLAARWGTGCAFLAVAAVVMALALSGVHDGPLRRRSPAPPPS is encoded by the coding sequence ATGTCCGAAAGCTCCTCCGGCCCCGCGTCCGCCTCCGCGCCCGTACCCGTCGACCGCGCCGAGCTCCGCACGACCGTGATCATGACGGTGCTCACCGTGGTCGCGGGAGCGGTCGACGCGATCACCTTCCTGACCATGGGCCATGTGTTCGCCGCGCTGGAGACCGGCAACGTGCTGTTCCTGACCTTCGCGTTGGCCGGGTCCGGGCCGGTCTCGGTGGTCCGGCCGGCCGTCGCGCTCGTGACGTTCGCCTTCGGCGTGGCCACGGCCGCCTACGGGATCCGGGCGCTCCTCGCACGGGGACGCCGTTGGTTCCCGGCCGCGCTGGCCACCGAAGGCGTCCTCCTCGCCGTCGCGGGGACCCAGTCCCTGCTGCGGCGCGGCACCGGCCCGTCCGCCCACGGTCCCGATCTGGTCGCCCTCGCGCTGGTCGCCCTCGCCATGGGGGTGAGGTCCGCCGTCGTGCTGCGTGTGGCGGTGCCGGGTATGCCGACGCTCCTCCTCCAGATGTCCCTGGTCCAGCTGGTCGCGGACGTGGCCACCGCGCCACGCGTTCCGGACGGCGAGCAAGGCCGGCTGCGACGGCTCGCGCGCACCCGCCTCACCGCGACCATCGGCGGCATGTTCGTCGGCGGGACCCTGGGCACGCTCGCGGCGCGGTGGGGCACAGGTTGCGCGTTCCTCGCCGTGGCGGCGGTGGTCATGGCACTGGCGCTGTCGGGTGTCCATGACGGACCGCTCCGGCGCCGGTCTCCCGCGCCGCCTCCCTCCTGA
- a CDS encoding GNAT family N-acetyltransferase produces MGVAIRTAGEGDRERVVHLLHEAFRDDPVSRWVFPDAAHREERHPRLMAAFADIVFAEGRVDITEDGAACALWLSVPAADEHTGGDPAEDDGPVQLREAVDPDNVRVELVGRLTAGVHPVGGAHEYLWMISVAPERQGEGLGGALVGSVLDRCDEEGLPAYLEASNERSRALYARLGFGDLGRPLELPDGPRMWPMWREPGAGRAATGA; encoded by the coding sequence ATGGGAGTGGCGATACGGACGGCGGGCGAGGGCGATCGCGAACGGGTCGTCCACCTGCTCCACGAGGCGTTCCGGGACGACCCGGTGAGCCGCTGGGTCTTTCCGGACGCGGCGCACCGCGAGGAACGGCACCCCCGGCTGATGGCGGCGTTCGCCGACATCGTGTTCGCCGAGGGCCGTGTCGACATCACGGAGGACGGTGCGGCCTGCGCGCTGTGGCTGTCGGTGCCCGCCGCGGACGAGCACACCGGGGGCGACCCCGCGGAGGACGACGGTCCGGTCCAGCTGCGCGAGGCCGTGGACCCCGACAACGTACGGGTCGAACTGGTGGGCAGGCTCACCGCCGGCGTCCACCCCGTGGGCGGTGCCCACGAGTACCTCTGGATGATCTCGGTGGCACCGGAGCGCCAGGGCGAGGGCCTCGGCGGCGCGCTCGTCGGGTCCGTCCTCGACCGCTGCGACGAGGAGGGCCTCCCCGCCTACCTGGAGGCCAGCAACGAGCGCAGCCGCGCGCTCTACGCGCGGCTCGGGTTCGGTGACCTGGGCCGCCCCCTCGAACTGCCGGACGGTCCCCGCATGTGGCCGATGTGGCGGGAGCCGGGGGCGGGGCGAGCGGCCACGGGGGCGTAG
- a CDS encoding family 2 encapsulin nanocompartment cargo protein polyprenyl transferase has protein sequence MRQQAPPTTPDGPEAAGILERARASVDPELRGAVDSLPGSMRRVALYHFGWEHADGTPAAGNAGKAIRPALVLTAAGALGGQQAPALRAAAAVELIHNFTLLHDDVMDRDTTRRHRPTAWTVFGDAAAILTGDALQALGQRLLAEDPHPASRAASARLAACVVELCEGQCTDTAMESRAPGEVTLDECLAMAEAKTGALLGCACAIGGLYAGADEEDVEALDAFGREAGLAFQLIDDVIGIWGDPGRTGKPAGADLISRKKSLPVVAALGSGTPAATELAELYGVPYEEGELERTVLAVERAGGRDWAQLQAADRMSRAMHELSRAIPDPEAAGGLLALAEFVTRRSN, from the coding sequence ATGCGACAACAGGCTCCGCCGACCACGCCCGACGGGCCGGAGGCGGCGGGCATCCTGGAGCGCGCGCGGGCGTCCGTCGACCCCGAGCTGCGCGGGGCCGTCGACTCGCTGCCGGGTTCGATGCGCCGGGTCGCGCTCTACCACTTCGGCTGGGAGCACGCGGACGGCACCCCGGCGGCGGGGAACGCGGGGAAGGCGATCCGCCCCGCGCTCGTCCTCACCGCCGCGGGGGCGCTCGGCGGGCAGCAGGCACCGGCCCTGCGGGCCGCCGCCGCCGTGGAGCTGATCCACAACTTCACCCTGCTGCACGACGACGTCATGGACCGGGACACCACCCGCAGACACCGGCCCACCGCGTGGACCGTGTTCGGCGACGCCGCCGCGATCCTCACGGGGGACGCCCTGCAGGCGCTCGGCCAGCGGCTGCTCGCCGAGGACCCGCATCCGGCGTCGCGGGCGGCCTCCGCGCGGCTCGCGGCCTGCGTCGTGGAGCTGTGCGAGGGGCAGTGCACCGACACGGCCATGGAGAGCCGTGCCCCCGGCGAGGTCACCCTGGACGAGTGTCTCGCCATGGCCGAGGCGAAGACGGGCGCGTTGCTCGGCTGCGCCTGCGCGATCGGAGGGCTCTACGCGGGAGCGGACGAGGAGGACGTCGAGGCGCTGGACGCGTTCGGCCGGGAGGCCGGGCTCGCCTTCCAGCTGATCGACGACGTGATCGGGATCTGGGGGGACCCGGGCCGTACCGGCAAGCCGGCCGGCGCGGACCTCATCTCCCGCAAGAAGTCCCTGCCCGTGGTGGCCGCGCTCGGCTCCGGCACCCCGGCGGCGACGGAACTCGCCGAGCTGTACGGAGTTCCCTACGAGGAAGGGGAGTTGGAGCGCACGGTGCTGGCAGTGGAGCGGGCGGGGGGCCGCGACTGGGCCCAGCTCCAGGCCGCCGACCGGATGTCCCGGGCGATGCACGAACTCTCCCGGGCGATTCCCGACCCGGAGGCCGCGGGCGGTCTCCTGGCCCTGGCGGAGTTCGTCACGCGGCGCAGTAACTGA
- a CDS encoding family 2B encapsulin nanocompartment shell protein, with translation MSVGEEVRSGQGRPQQSLGTSAARNLATTTKSAPQMQEISSRWLLRMLPWVNVQGGTYRVNRRLSYSVGDGRVTFVKTGDRVQVIPAELGELTVLRSYEDQEVLGELAQRCQQREFAPGEVLASFGSPSDEVFLLAHGKVEKIGTGPYGDDAVLGVLADGAYFGEQALIDPDAIWEYTARAVTAVTVLALPRQDLEQVAERSESLRTHLQQLRSIPEQRTNRYGEKEIDLAAGHTGEEDIPGTFVDYEAAPREYELSIAQTVLRLHTRVADLYNQPMNQTEQQLRLTVEALKERQEHELINNREFGLLNNCEYDQRLQPHDGVPSPDDLDELLSRRRGTKLLLAHPRAISAFGRECNKRGLVPESVEVAGNRIPTWRGIPIFPCNKIPVSDARTTSIIALRTGEAEQGVIGLQQAGIPDEIEPSMSVRFMGINEQAIISYLVTAYYSAAVLVPDALGILENVEIGRWR, from the coding sequence ATGTCGGTAGGCGAAGAGGTCCGTTCGGGTCAGGGCAGGCCGCAGCAGAGTCTCGGCACATCGGCCGCGCGGAACCTGGCCACCACCACCAAGTCCGCACCCCAGATGCAGGAGATCAGTTCACGGTGGCTGCTGCGCATGCTCCCGTGGGTGAACGTGCAGGGTGGCACGTACCGCGTGAACCGGCGGCTCAGCTACTCCGTGGGTGACGGCAGGGTGACGTTCGTGAAGACGGGTGACCGCGTCCAGGTCATCCCCGCCGAGCTCGGCGAGCTGACCGTCCTGCGGTCCTACGAGGATCAGGAGGTGCTCGGCGAGCTCGCCCAGCGCTGCCAGCAGCGGGAGTTCGCGCCGGGGGAGGTGCTCGCCTCGTTCGGCAGTCCGTCCGACGAGGTGTTCCTGCTCGCGCACGGCAAGGTCGAGAAGATCGGTACGGGGCCCTACGGCGACGACGCGGTCCTCGGTGTCCTCGCCGACGGCGCGTACTTCGGCGAGCAGGCGCTCATCGACCCGGACGCCATCTGGGAGTACACGGCCCGCGCCGTCACCGCGGTCACCGTGCTCGCGCTGCCCCGTCAGGACCTGGAGCAGGTCGCGGAGCGCTCCGAGTCGCTGCGCACCCACCTCCAGCAACTGCGGTCGATCCCGGAGCAGCGCACCAACAGGTACGGCGAGAAGGAGATCGACCTCGCCGCCGGCCACACCGGAGAGGAGGACATCCCCGGCACCTTCGTGGACTACGAGGCCGCCCCGCGCGAGTACGAACTGAGCATCGCCCAGACGGTACTGCGCCTGCACACACGGGTCGCGGACCTCTACAACCAGCCGATGAACCAGACCGAGCAGCAACTCCGCCTGACCGTCGAGGCGCTGAAGGAGCGCCAGGAGCACGAACTCATCAACAACCGGGAGTTCGGACTGCTCAACAACTGCGAGTACGACCAGCGGCTGCAGCCGCACGACGGCGTCCCGAGCCCCGACGACCTCGACGAACTGCTCAGCCGCCGCCGCGGCACCAAGCTGCTGCTCGCCCACCCGCGCGCGATCTCCGCGTTCGGCCGCGAGTGCAACAAGCGCGGGCTCGTGCCGGAGAGCGTCGAGGTCGCGGGCAACCGCATCCCGACCTGGCGCGGCATCCCGATCTTCCCGTGCAACAAGATCCCGGTCAGCGACGCCCGTACGACCTCGATCATCGCCCTGCGCACCGGGGAGGCCGAGCAGGGCGTCATCGGGCTCCAGCAGGCCGGCATCCCGGACGAGATCGAGCCGAGCATGTCGGTGCGCTTCATGGGCATCAACGAACAGGCGATCATCTCCTACCTGGTGACGGCGTACTACTCGGCAGCGGTCCTCGTCCCGGACGCGCTCGGCATCCTGGAGAACGTCGAGATCGGCCGCTGGCGGTGA